The Desulfuromonadales bacterium genomic sequence CGGGCTGCGCCCAGCCGATGACCAAGACGCAGAAGGGCGCCGCCATCGGTACGGGCATCGGTGCGGCGGCCGGCGCCGGCCTCGGCCAGGCCATCGGCGGCGACACCAAGGGGACGCTGCTCGGTGCCGGCATCGGCGCGGTGGTCGGCGGCCTGGCCGGCGGCTCGATCGGCCGCTACATGGACAACCAGGAAGCGTCGATG encodes the following:
- a CDS encoding glycine zipper domain-containing protein, which codes for MKRTLVICLAVALTAAGCAQPMTKTQKGAAIGTGIGAAAGAGLGQAIGGDTKGTLLGAGIGAVVGGLAGGSIGRYMDNQEASM